A window of the Mucilaginibacter sp. cycad4 genome harbors these coding sequences:
- a CDS encoding SusC/RagA family TonB-linked outer membrane protein, which yields MKKLRYLLIIFFLFPLSLLAQQTTIGGKVIDLTDGATLPGVSVKIKGTTIGAITDAEGKFKLSVPGPNTILQLSYIGYVTQEIVVKDIKDGTVALKTTNKSLEEVVVVGYGVQKRATITGSIATLQSKEITTTKNESVVNMLTGKIPGVRIVQTTAEPGSYANNLNIRGYQGAPLIVIDGVIGGDQSTVGRMDPNEIESISVLKDAAASIYGMRAAGGAIIITTKKGGKNGKININYSVNDAIQTFLGMPEGVGAVDYMLLTNEKIKRDFANNFVHNVTPQFSYADIKPWLDGTYKSADWIGMVFKKTANQIQHNLNIDGGNDKISYFFNFGYQKQDGVFKTGSLNYNKYNFRSNVTATITKGLKAQVLTSAWMDEKNLPYTDEWTIYKYTWNQIPTHQIYANDNPLYPAVIDDNMNPSIITDANKVGSKRYRNKSITSQLNLTYDIPGVSGLTAKALFNIDYGTADNNTIRRSFSLYTYKADNDTYIPSLVNSPAGITRAYYTHLNTLSQVTLNYAHTFLKDHNITAMVTYEQSHETADNFNAYRDIEIPVDYLFGGLQNSNMSGGMDAGALQDRAHRSYIGRFNYDYKGKYLAEFSFRRDGNNLYKPGSDQWGFFPGGSIGWVLTRENFFRSLVSENILSNLKIRASYGQTGDEANAPAFNYVNGYTYPVNSYIFGSSAVNGSAPKLGNAGLTWSVNTIKNIAVDFGLFGGKIDGTIEIFRNDRTGLPAQPSVALPGTVGAAVPQINYNSDRVQGLDFNMSYRNTFGQVGLNVTGNIGTTRLKALKVLRGQSGNEYLNWKENQTNRYQNVWWGPEYAGQFTSYNQIYNYGVNTGGGNNNTIPGDYYYKDWNNDGVIDDKDSHPIATTDIPLYNYGLTIGVSYKGFDMNMLLQGAAGVYVQYGEQFASPLMYGRSALTRFLDSWHTADPSANVFDPNTQWVPGYYPAMGSPDAQGTKAIQNASYLRIKTLEFGYSVSPAVLKAIGVRKFRVYVNSYNLLTFTGLKNYDPEHQGPNPRDNNDFGKALGGYTYPMNRTFNLGANVSF from the coding sequence ATGAAAAAACTTAGATACTTACTTATCATTTTCTTTCTTTTCCCGCTCAGTTTGCTCGCACAGCAAACCACCATCGGCGGAAAAGTTATAGACTTAACCGATGGGGCTACACTTCCGGGGGTAAGTGTAAAAATTAAGGGAACCACTATCGGTGCCATAACCGATGCTGAGGGAAAGTTCAAACTTAGTGTACCGGGGCCCAATACCATTTTACAACTCTCATACATCGGTTATGTAACCCAGGAAATTGTTGTTAAAGACATTAAAGATGGTACGGTTGCTTTAAAAACCACTAACAAAAGTCTTGAAGAAGTCGTTGTTGTTGGTTACGGTGTACAAAAAAGAGCAACCATAACCGGCTCAATAGCCACACTGCAAAGCAAAGAGATCACCACTACAAAAAACGAAAGCGTAGTGAACATGTTAACCGGTAAAATACCGGGCGTACGTATAGTACAAACGACTGCCGAACCAGGGTCTTACGCTAATAATTTAAACATCAGGGGATATCAGGGCGCTCCATTAATTGTAATTGATGGTGTAATTGGCGGCGACCAGTCAACCGTAGGCCGTATGGACCCAAACGAAATTGAAAGCATTTCAGTATTAAAAGACGCTGCTGCTTCAATTTATGGTATGCGCGCAGCTGGTGGTGCCATTATAATCACCACCAAAAAGGGTGGAAAAAACGGCAAGATCAACATTAACTATTCAGTCAATGACGCGATACAAACCTTTTTGGGTATGCCCGAAGGTGTTGGCGCGGTTGACTATATGTTGCTGACCAACGAAAAAATCAAGCGCGATTTCGCCAATAACTTTGTGCATAACGTTACACCGCAGTTTTCCTATGCCGATATCAAACCATGGCTTGACGGTACTTATAAATCAGCCGACTGGATAGGCATGGTTTTCAAAAAAACAGCCAACCAAATTCAGCATAATTTGAATATTGACGGCGGTAATGATAAAATCAGCTATTTCTTCAATTTTGGCTATCAAAAGCAGGATGGTGTTTTTAAAACCGGCAGCCTGAATTATAATAAATACAATTTTCGCTCAAACGTTACCGCAACTATTACCAAAGGTTTAAAGGCACAGGTATTAACATCAGCCTGGATGGATGAAAAAAACCTCCCTTATACCGATGAGTGGACCATTTATAAATATACGTGGAACCAGATCCCAACTCACCAGATCTACGCTAATGACAATCCCCTTTACCCCGCGGTAATTGATGATAATATGAACCCTTCTATCATTACTGATGCCAATAAAGTAGGTAGCAAGCGGTACAGGAACAAGAGCATTACCAGCCAGTTAAACTTAACTTATGATATCCCCGGCGTAAGCGGACTGACCGCCAAAGCTTTATTCAATATTGATTATGGTACTGCCGATAACAATACCATAAGAAGATCATTTTCATTATATACTTACAAGGCTGATAATGATACATATATACCAAGTTTAGTAAACTCGCCTGCCGGTATTACCCGCGCATATTATACGCACTTAAACACGCTTAGTCAGGTAACCTTAAACTATGCACATACCTTCCTGAAAGATCATAACATAACCGCCATGGTTACCTATGAACAAAGCCACGAAACCGCCGATAACTTTAACGCTTACCGCGATATTGAAATCCCGGTTGATTATTTGTTTGGTGGCTTGCAAAACTCCAATATGTCAGGTGGTATGGATGCCGGTGCTTTACAAGACCGTGCACACAGAAGCTATATTGGCCGTTTTAATTATGATTATAAGGGAAAATATCTTGCAGAGTTTAGCTTCCGTCGTGATGGTAACAACCTTTACAAACCTGGTTCAGACCAGTGGGGCTTTTTCCCCGGCGGATCAATTGGCTGGGTTTTAACCAGGGAAAATTTTTTCCGTAGCCTGGTATCTGAAAATATCCTTTCAAACTTAAAAATCAGGGCTTCATATGGCCAAACCGGTGACGAAGCAAACGCCCCCGCATTTAACTACGTAAACGGTTACACCTACCCCGTAAACAGTTATATCTTCGGTTCAAGCGCCGTTAACGGTTCTGCGCCAAAGCTGGGCAACGCCGGCCTAACCTGGTCGGTGAATACCATCAAGAACATCGCGGTTGATTTCGGCCTGTTTGGTGGTAAAATTGACGGTACCATTGAGATTTTCAGGAACGACAGGACTGGTTTGCCCGCCCAGCCTTCGGTGGCATTACCGGGCACAGTAGGCGCGGCAGTGCCACAGATTAACTACAACAGTGATCGTGTACAGGGTTTGGATTTCAATATGTCGTACCGAAACACCTTTGGTCAGGTTGGCTTAAACGTTACCGGTAACATTGGTACAACCCGCTTAAAAGCCCTAAAAGTACTGCGCGGCCAATCGGGTAACGAATACTTGAACTGGAAAGAAAATCAAACTAACAGGTACCAAAACGTTTGGTGGGGCCCGGAATATGCGGGCCAGTTTACCTCATACAACCAAATCTATAATTATGGCGTAAATACCGGCGGCGGCAATAACAATACTATCCCCGGCGATTATTACTACAAGGACTGGAACAATGATGGTGTAATTGACGATAAAGACAGCCACCCTATTGCCACTACTGATATCCCGCTTTATAACTACGGCCTTACCATTGGCGTAAGCTACAAAGGCTTTGATATGAACATGCTTTTACAAGGCGCAGCCGGTGTGTATGTGCAATATGGTGAGCAGTTTGCTTCTCCGCTGATGTACGGCCGAAGTGCATTGACCCGCTTCCTCGACAGCTGGCACACTGCTGATCCTTCTGCAAACGTGTTTGATCCAAATACTCAATGGGTTCCGGGCTATTATCCCGCTATGGGGTCGCCGGATGCCCAGGGTACAAAGGCTATTCAAAACGCCAGCTACCTCCGCATAAAAACGCTTGAATTTGGTTACTCGGTGTCGCCGGCTGTTTTAAAAGCCATCGGGGTTAGGAAATTTCGTGTTTATGTAAATAGTTATAATCTATTAACATTCACCGGATTAAAAAACTACGATCCGGAACACCAGGGGCCTAATCCGAGAGATAACAATGATTTCGGCAAGGCCCTTGGCGGATACACCTACCCAATGAACAGGACCTTTAACCTGGGTGCTAACGTTTCATTTTAA
- a CDS encoding RagB/SusD family nutrient uptake outer membrane protein, whose amino-acid sequence MKKIHKLIIAISVGVGTSVTSCQKLDIPPTNIFTPNIIYDSESGVKSFLATIYTNLPIEDFKYRPDQGFKTGSNDWENFYNSASVTGEEVGPFGGMDIGGGFGYWPYGDIRNVNTLIAELPKHTAALTQNTVNALLGEAHFLRAYYYFGLAKRYGGVPIIKEPQDPAAPLSELQVHRDKEEATWDFIGAELDLGYQMMPETSDAGRANKYAAAALKSRVMLYAACIAKYGSTNFVDGPARAQGLVGIPGSKANTYFQAAYDAAKLLEGHYSLYNANSDKVQNYVDLFLKSGSPENIFIKQYSIANHTAHSWDDTMSPRYFTANALSRSYPTLDLVQLWGALNVTNDDGTPKRFNDRAELMQGLEPRLVATIYFPGATLRGLTFDMQRGIYPSFSGTAAAEVAKQPNSRSYILAGDTKTLYQGRQVIGFTGPWTGGDELTRTGFYVRKYVDYNKPQASVDLNRSEQPWIDLRYGEILLNRAEAAIELGNNGDALTSINLLRSRAGATPYGSIDLDKVRKERRMELAFENQYYWDLKRWRIADVVLDRAHFKGLMPYYVLNENKYIFLSEPELFNREYSFQKQFYYEPIPGGEIGKNPNLLPNNPNY is encoded by the coding sequence ATGAAAAAAATACATAAACTCATCATAGCAATTTCTGTCGGTGTGGGTACTTCGGTAACCTCCTGCCAAAAATTAGACATCCCGCCAACTAATATTTTTACGCCTAACATCATTTATGACAGCGAATCTGGCGTTAAATCATTTTTAGCAACTATTTATACCAATTTGCCCATCGAAGATTTTAAATACCGGCCCGACCAGGGATTTAAAACAGGCAGCAACGACTGGGAAAACTTTTATAACTCAGCTTCGGTTACCGGCGAAGAAGTTGGCCCGTTTGGTGGTATGGATATAGGCGGTGGTTTCGGTTACTGGCCATACGGCGATATCAGGAACGTAAATACACTGATTGCGGAACTTCCTAAACACACAGCTGCTTTAACTCAAAACACGGTAAACGCATTGTTAGGCGAAGCTCACTTTTTAAGGGCTTACTATTACTTTGGTTTGGCCAAACGCTATGGCGGCGTACCTATCATTAAAGAGCCCCAGGATCCGGCCGCGCCTTTATCTGAATTACAGGTTCATCGTGATAAAGAAGAAGCTACCTGGGATTTTATCGGTGCAGAGCTTGATCTCGGCTACCAGATGATGCCTGAAACCAGTGATGCAGGCAGAGCGAATAAATATGCTGCTGCTGCATTAAAATCAAGGGTGATGTTATATGCAGCATGTATTGCCAAATACGGATCGACCAATTTTGTAGACGGGCCTGCACGTGCCCAGGGTTTGGTAGGCATTCCGGGAAGCAAAGCCAATACCTATTTCCAGGCTGCTTATGATGCTGCAAAATTATTGGAAGGCCATTATTCACTTTATAATGCCAATTCGGATAAGGTACAGAACTATGTAGACCTGTTCCTGAAAAGTGGCAGCCCTGAGAATATTTTCATCAAACAATATTCTATTGCCAACCATACGGCGCATAGCTGGGATGACACTATGTCGCCGCGTTACTTTACCGCAAACGCGCTGTCACGTTCATATCCAACTTTAGACCTGGTACAGCTTTGGGGTGCATTAAACGTAACCAATGATGATGGTACCCCTAAACGCTTCAATGACCGTGCTGAATTAATGCAGGGCCTTGAGCCACGTTTAGTAGCAACCATTTATTTCCCGGGCGCTACCTTAAGGGGCTTAACCTTTGATATGCAACGCGGCATTTACCCTTCATTCAGCGGTACTGCTGCTGCCGAAGTGGCTAAACAGCCAAACTCACGCTCATATATCCTTGCCGGTGATACCAAAACCCTTTACCAGGGCAGGCAGGTGATAGGTTTTACCGGCCCATGGACCGGCGGTGACGAGCTTACCCGTACCGGTTTCTATGTTCGCAAATATGTTGATTATAATAAACCGCAGGCATCGGTAGATCTGAACCGCAGCGAACAACCATGGATTGACCTGCGTTATGGCGAAATCCTGCTGAACCGTGCTGAGGCTGCCATAGAATTAGGCAATAATGGAGACGCATTAACCTCTATCAACCTGCTCCGGAGCCGCGCCGGTGCAACACCTTATGGTTCTATCGACCTTGATAAAGTGCGTAAAGAGCGCCGTATGGAGCTTGCCTTTGAAAATCAATATTACTGGGACCTGAAAAGATGGCGCATTGCCGATGTGGTACTTGACCGCGCCCATTTTAAAGGCCTGATGCCGTACTATGTATTGAATGAAAACAAATACATTTTCCTTTCCGAGCCAGAGCTGTTTAACAGGGAGTACAGTTTCCAAAAGCAGTTTTATTATGAGCCTATCCCTGGCGGGGAAATTGGCAAAAACCCTAACCTGCTTCCTAACAACCCTAATTATTAA
- a CDS encoding DUF3823 domain-containing protein: MKNLIGRILVGIAILASSACTKTDNYDGPNASLQGNILSSEGGNLLTSGGSTTIKLQQIGWTTPQTIPSKFDGTYEDSKLFKGGYKIVPTGGAFWPVLDTVTVNIDKGTKHDFMVTPYIVIKNFTHTLTGTTLTLTFDIDAPVIAGLPTIKDVQPYVNTTKLVGTGASIRDFSDVNAKTINKAFIDMSAAEKSITLTVPNLIPGRTFFVRVGVRLSDSFNSSNFSEIVQVDIPK; the protein is encoded by the coding sequence ATGAAAAATCTGATCGGTAGAATTTTGGTGGGCATAGCTATACTGGCAAGTTCTGCATGTACAAAAACAGATAACTACGATGGCCCCAACGCTTCATTGCAGGGCAATATACTATCATCCGAAGGCGGCAACCTCCTTACCTCGGGCGGCAGCACCACTATCAAACTGCAGCAAATAGGCTGGACTACCCCGCAAACCATTCCAAGCAAATTTGATGGTACATATGAGGATTCAAAATTGTTTAAAGGCGGGTATAAAATTGTGCCTACAGGCGGCGCTTTCTGGCCGGTTCTTGATACTGTAACGGTTAACATTGATAAAGGCACCAAACATGACTTTATGGTTACACCGTATATCGTGATCAAAAACTTCACACATACGTTAACGGGTACCACGCTTACGCTCACGTTTGACATCGACGCGCCTGTTATTGCCGGTTTACCAACCATTAAAGATGTGCAGCCCTATGTAAATACTACCAAACTGGTAGGTACAGGTGCTTCTATCCGTGATTTTTCGGACGTGAACGCCAAAACCATCAATAAGGCATTTATTGATATGAGCGCCGCCGAAAAATCGATAACACTTACTGTACCCAACCTTATTCCGGGCCGTACCTTTTTTGTGCGGGTGGGCGTTCGTCTGAGCGATAGTTTCAACAGCTCAAATTTTTCGGAAATAGTACAGGTAGATATTCCTAAATAA
- a CDS encoding family 43 glycosylhydrolase translates to MNLTTLFKPLAIKALPATLAVTFVLAGNSCTKAQEKTKQQEKTTTDTSGNPFIRSMYTADPSAHVWADGRLYVYASHDIYPARGCDLMDQYHVFSTDDMVHWKDHGEILRAAQVPWGRKEGGFMWAPDCAYKNGTYYFYFPHPSDTKWNDSWKIGVATSKSPASGFTVQGYIKGLESMIDPCVFIDDDGQAYFYYGGGGTCKGGRLKDNMTEIDGEMKAMEGLKDFHEASWVHKRNGIYYLSYSDNHDVNGKHNRMNYATSKSPLGPWTYGGIYMDPTDSYTNHGSIVQYKGQWYSFYHTSALSHEDWLRSICVDKLYYNADGSIKMVEPTASK, encoded by the coding sequence ATGAATTTAACTACTTTATTCAAGCCCCTGGCAATAAAAGCTTTGCCTGCAACGCTGGCTGTAACATTTGTGCTTGCGGGAAACAGCTGCACCAAAGCCCAGGAAAAAACAAAACAGCAGGAAAAAACTACAACCGATACCTCCGGTAATCCATTTATCAGGAGCATGTACACCGCCGACCCATCTGCACACGTTTGGGCGGATGGCCGTTTGTATGTTTATGCCTCGCACGATATTTACCCGGCAAGAGGTTGCGATCTGATGGATCAGTACCATGTTTTCTCAACGGATGATATGGTGCATTGGAAAGATCATGGCGAGATCCTCCGCGCCGCGCAGGTGCCCTGGGGCCGTAAAGAAGGCGGCTTCATGTGGGCCCCGGATTGCGCTTATAAAAACGGAACCTATTATTTCTATTTCCCGCATCCAAGCGATACCAAATGGAACGACAGCTGGAAAATTGGGGTAGCAACCAGCAAAAGCCCGGCAAGCGGGTTCACCGTTCAGGGTTATATCAAAGGCCTTGAATCGATGATTGACCCCTGCGTTTTTATTGACGACGACGGGCAGGCCTATTTTTATTACGGTGGCGGCGGTACCTGCAAAGGCGGCAGGCTAAAGGATAATATGACAGAAATTGACGGCGAAATGAAAGCGATGGAAGGCCTTAAGGATTTCCATGAAGCAAGCTGGGTGCATAAACGCAATGGCATTTATTACCTCTCGTATTCAGATAACCATGATGTTAACGGAAAGCATAACCGCATGAACTATGCCACCAGTAAAAGCCCTTTGGGCCCATGGACCTACGGCGGCATTTACATGGACCCAACTGATAGTTATACTAATCACGGCTCCATTGTTCAATACAAAGGCCAGTGGTATTCATTTTACCATACCAGCGCATTATCACATGAGGACTGGCTAAGATCCATCTGCGTGGATAAGCTCTATTACAATGCCGATGGTTCCATCAAAATGGTTGAACCTACAGCTTCAAAATAA
- a CDS encoding glycoside hydrolase family 71/99-like protein, translating into MKNIRSKNSATFCIAAMVVLALSCSKKSSGGGDVTPPDKPKDTIDLTPSPVGDVVGKVIVGYQGWFAAIGDGSPIDRYWHWAQTWEQQPSPTNTAIKSWPDVRDYTQTFPTRYANLNNGQPANVFSSFSDQTIDVQFKWMKQYGIDGAALQRFNPSGLEGPVRDAMAAKTKIAAEANGVKFYIMYDVSGWKNMQSELKTDWTNKMSVYTSSPAYARQNGKPVVCIWGFGFSDENHQFTAAQCLDVIKWFKSKGCYVIGGVPTHWRTEDSDSQPAFLSAYSALDMISPWMVGRIGNKSESDNFYGTVNRPDVAYCKAHGIDYQPCILPGDLQEHQRAHGDFMWRQFFNMKSVGAQGLYISMFDEYNEGNQIAKTAESQDFVPAGSSFVTLDEDGTACSADYYLRLTGDGAKMFKGLIPLTPTRPTVPKL; encoded by the coding sequence ATGAAAAATATCAGAAGTAAAAACTCAGCAACCTTTTGCATTGCCGCGATGGTGGTGCTGGCATTAAGCTGCTCAAAGAAAAGTAGCGGAGGCGGCGATGTTACACCGCCAGACAAACCAAAAGATACGATAGACCTTACCCCCTCGCCTGTTGGCGATGTTGTGGGTAAAGTAATTGTAGGTTACCAGGGCTGGTTTGCAGCAATTGGAGATGGCTCACCGATTGACAGGTACTGGCATTGGGCGCAAACCTGGGAACAGCAGCCATCACCAACCAATACAGCTATTAAATCGTGGCCTGATGTACGGGATTATACCCAAACCTTCCCAACCAGGTATGCTAACCTGAACAATGGCCAGCCAGCTAACGTATTTTCTTCATTTTCCGACCAAACTATTGATGTTCAGTTTAAATGGATGAAGCAGTACGGTATAGACGGAGCCGCCCTTCAACGCTTTAACCCAAGCGGACTTGAGGGCCCTGTACGTGATGCCATGGCGGCAAAAACCAAAATAGCAGCCGAAGCAAACGGCGTTAAGTTTTACATTATGTACGATGTAAGCGGATGGAAAAATATGCAATCGGAACTAAAAACCGACTGGACAAACAAAATGTCGGTTTATACCTCATCCCCTGCCTATGCCAGGCAAAATGGCAAACCGGTAGTATGTATCTGGGGCTTTGGCTTCAGCGATGAAAATCACCAATTCACGGCAGCCCAGTGTCTTGATGTGATCAAATGGTTTAAAAGCAAAGGCTGTTATGTTATCGGTGGTGTGCCTACCCATTGGCGCACTGAGGATAGCGATTCACAGCCTGCATTCCTTTCGGCATATAGCGCACTGGATATGATATCGCCATGGATGGTTGGCCGGATCGGTAACAAGAGCGAGTCGGATAATTTTTATGGTACAGTTAACCGCCCCGATGTTGCTTATTGCAAAGCCCATGGTATCGATTATCAGCCTTGTATTCTCCCCGGCGATTTACAGGAGCATCAACGGGCGCATGGTGATTTTATGTGGCGTCAGTTCTTCAACATGAAAAGTGTTGGTGCGCAGGGCCTTTACATCTCGATGTTTGATGAATATAATGAAGGGAACCAAATAGCGAAAACCGCCGAAAGCCAGGATTTTGTACCGGCAGGCTCATCATTTGTAACCCTTGATGAAGACGGTACCGCCTGCTCGGCCGACTATTACCTGAGGCTTACAGGTGATGGCGCTAAGATGTTTAAGGGACTTATTCCGCTGACACCAACGAGGCCTACCGTCCCTAAGCTATAA
- a CDS encoding glycoside hydrolase family 3 N-terminal domain-containing protein: MKKKYAGALAILIATFCSFETPRKPVKYPYQNAASSIEKRVADLLSRMTVSEKIRQLDMYYGHEVANMKGHEAESYSDSAKISIGTEGIGSVHDLYPLTADITNQIQRYAVEHTRLGIPVLFIEEGLHGYSGLGSTSFPVPMALAGTWDTTLVHQTGRIIATEMRAHGVAMVLGPVLCLPRDPRWGRVEETYGEDPYLAAANGVAMVKGLQGRKLSDYDAVLAEPKHFAVHGIPEAGSNTAPVNMGEREARSSFLYVFEKAVKEAHAMGIMAAYSELDGIPCVDNKWLLKDVLRKEWGFNGFVLSDLGAIRMSLNNHQIAANPADAIAQTLTAGLDMQFYDFPHREFLSAIKKAVATKQLSMAELDRAVSDVLRVKFMLGLFDHPYVDESLIKKVYHTEASRAVALKAAQEGISLLKNDGNILPLGSNVHSVAVVGPLAESTYLGGYANENSKGIAILDALKQKAGADMKITFEPGYDPKDTSAAAQTAHIEKAADLVNKSDMAVVVLGEDIGEVGEGKDRANLDLNNRQTRLIDAIQKTGKPIAVVMFNGRPLSINGLAKNVPAIVESWFLGETGGLAIADVLLGKINPSGKLPMTFPRSTGQIPYYYNHKPTSGHIYVDEKNTPLFPFGHGLSYTTFAYSDLKISPASIPVNGLVNISVTVKNTGKVEGTEVVQLYIRDVIASVTTPVKALKGFNRIGLKPGESGTVQFKLSTDELKLWNRQMKQVVEPGEFKVMVGSSSDDIRQKGSFWVK, encoded by the coding sequence CCTGCTAAGCCGGATGACGGTTAGCGAAAAAATAAGACAACTGGATATGTATTATGGCCACGAGGTGGCCAATATGAAAGGCCACGAAGCAGAATCATACTCAGACAGTGCTAAAATAAGTATAGGTACAGAGGGTATTGGTTCGGTGCATGACCTTTACCCCCTAACGGCAGATATTACCAACCAAATACAGCGTTATGCGGTTGAACACACCCGGTTGGGCATTCCCGTGCTATTTATTGAAGAGGGCCTGCATGGCTATTCGGGATTGGGCAGCACCAGCTTTCCTGTGCCTATGGCCCTGGCCGGTACATGGGATACTACACTGGTGCATCAAACCGGACGTATTATCGCTACCGAAATGCGGGCGCATGGCGTGGCTATGGTGCTTGGCCCGGTGCTTTGCCTTCCGCGCGATCCGCGTTGGGGCCGGGTAGAGGAAACTTATGGCGAAGACCCGTATCTGGCAGCCGCTAATGGTGTGGCAATGGTTAAAGGCTTACAGGGCCGCAAACTGAGCGATTATGATGCCGTACTGGCCGAACCAAAACATTTTGCAGTACATGGCATCCCCGAAGCGGGCAGCAATACCGCTCCCGTAAATATGGGTGAACGTGAAGCAAGGTCGTCTTTTTTATATGTGTTTGAAAAGGCTGTTAAAGAAGCGCATGCCATGGGTATTATGGCTGCTTACAGTGAGCTCGATGGTATACCTTGTGTAGATAATAAATGGCTGCTGAAAGATGTGCTGCGCAAAGAATGGGGTTTTAATGGTTTTGTATTGTCAGATCTCGGGGCTATCCGCATGTCGTTAAATAATCACCAAATTGCCGCCAATCCTGCCGATGCTATCGCCCAAACGCTTACGGCTGGCCTCGATATGCAATTTTATGATTTTCCACATAGGGAGTTTTTGAGCGCGATAAAAAAAGCCGTGGCTACCAAACAGCTCAGCATGGCCGAACTTGACCGGGCCGTGAGCGATGTGCTGCGTGTTAAATTTATGCTGGGCTTGTTTGATCATCCTTATGTTGATGAATCGCTCATAAAAAAAGTATATCATACCGAAGCCAGCCGCGCTGTGGCCCTGAAGGCTGCACAGGAGGGTATAAGTTTGCTCAAAAATGATGGTAATATATTACCACTCGGGTCAAATGTACATTCGGTGGCAGTGGTAGGTCCGCTGGCAGAAAGTACTTATTTGGGCGGTTATGCCAATGAGAACAGTAAGGGTATAGCCATACTTGATGCCCTGAAACAAAAGGCCGGTGCTGATATGAAAATTACGTTCGAACCGGGTTATGATCCTAAAGATACTTCGGCCGCAGCTCAAACGGCGCATATTGAAAAGGCTGCCGATCTGGTGAATAAATCGGATATGGCAGTAGTAGTTTTAGGCGAAGATATCGGTGAAGTAGGTGAAGGAAAAGATAGGGCAAACCTTGACCTTAACAACCGGCAAACCCGCCTCATAGATGCTATACAGAAAACAGGAAAACCCATTGCAGTTGTAATGTTTAACGGCCGGCCGTTAAGCATAAACGGGCTGGCTAAGAACGTCCCGGCCATTGTAGAATCATGGTTTTTGGGTGAAACCGGAGGCCTGGCTATCGCCGATGTATTATTGGGCAAAATTAACCCATCGGGCAAATTACCGATGACCTTTCCGCGCTCCACCGGGCAAATACCCTATTATTATAATCATAAACCAACTTCCGGACATATTTATGTTGATGAAAAAAATACGCCGCTGTTTCCGTTCGGACACGGATTAAGTTATACAACCTTTGCTTATAGCGATTTAAAAATCAGCCCGGCAAGCATTCCGGTTAACGGCTTGGTTAACATTAGCGTTACTGTAAAGAACACGGGTAAGGTTGAAGGTACAGAGGTGGTGCAGTTATATATACGCGATGTTATTGCCAGCGTTACTACCCCTGTAAAAGCTTTAAAAGGCTTTAACCGCATCGGCCTGAAACCGGGCGAGAGCGGCACTGTTCAGTTTAAATTAAGCACTGATGAACTAAAGCTCTGGAACCGGCAAATGAAACAGGTTGTTGAGCCAGGTGAATTTAAAGTTATGGTAGGTAGTTCCTCTGATGATATCAGGCAAAAAGGGAGTTTTTGGGTGAAATAG